The DNA sequence TGAGGTGCTATATTTTCCTCGTTTGGCTGTTTGAGTACGAGAGCTTTAGACCTCGCGTCATTGTCGAATATCTCGTCATTGTTGACCTCCAAATTTGACTCGTTTGGATCTCTGCGTGCGAGAACCGAGGACTCCTTTGCTTGGATGTTTGTTTCTTCGTAACCCTGATCTTTGGACTGTAGCTGGTATTTGTCAGCTACTTCGAGGGCTTGGTCCAAAAATCTGCCAACCGCCATAGATTGAGATGCTATTTGTGGCTCTGGCCTTTTAGAGATGGTGGTGGTAAAGCCTCCATCGTAGGATATGCAAAGTCCGTTGTCAGTAACGGGAGAAGATGAGCGAGGTATGTATATTTGCTCAACACCAGTTGCTGACTTTTCGGCAGAACGGACATCCGATACATTGTCTGATGTATCGTCGCTATGAGTATGCCGGCGCCATTCACTCATCGAAAACCGAGTCATCCTCTCATATATAGCTCTCCCCTGTGGCGTTAGCTCATATTTTGGTTGAGTGAGAGCATATGCGGGCAGTCGGAGCCACGATTCTGCACCTTTGACTTTGGTAAGTGCCTGGTCTTCGGATGTAAGAAACCACTCTTTGTGTGTGCGTCTCATGTTTCCGGGGCAAAGTCGACAGTTGTGAACATGAAAATTCTCAGCGGCCAACGCGGTATGAACAATCTTTTCGGCTTGTCGAGCTCCCACAAATGGTTTACTTTCATAGATGACCGTTGTATCGACGCCATAACAGTTACCCTTctgctttttcctctcttctgcGGACTTCGTGGAGAATCCGATTTTGAATATACCAGGTAAAATGTTATGTTTATATATGTATACAATCCCCTGTTGAGCCATGCTTGCATTGGGTAGGGGATTTTCCATCGTTTTGAATATCTTGGtattgtccttttttttccttacaTTTGGAAATGACACTGCGCCAAGAGGCTTCAACCAGTCTACCAGCTTTTGGATTTCAAAAGGGTCGCTGATTATACGGCGCGTGGCGTTTGGTGCATCAACCTCAATGGCCAGAttcttcatctctttttCAATGCCGAAGTCTGATGCTGATTTGTCTCCTAAAACGTCAGACATAGGGCTGGTGGGCGTCGGAGATGTCATAATGCTAGTTTCGCTCCAAGTCCCCAGCGAATCACTAGAGGTCGTTGCCGAGGACGTCACCGAGGGCCTCACTGATGGCCTCACCGTGGATACCCCCCTTTACCAAATTTGGAGCAGTTGCAATGTATTGGGCCTTCCATCTCGTGAAAGCCTTGTTTGCCCCCCGACGGTGACTAGAGCAGTGCGTAAGAGTGATATAACTTTCTATCTTATCATAAAATTTATCAGTATGCCCGCACTCTGTCATATGTCGGAACTCGAACAAAAGAACGTCAAGTTCGTCTCGCTTTGCAATGCTGCAAGCTGTCTTGCTGCACGGCTCCGTTGTATTTTGGACATATGACCGACATTGACCATAGTCGCTTAACTTTAGGCCCGGAGGAAGGCCTATATCTTTCTGGATTTTGGCAAGTTCCCTGAAAACTGGTGGATCGGCCATCGTGGCCATTGTGAAGCAAATCTGCCGTCGAATTTCTTGCTACCCGTGATCTTGTATCCGTAGAGAATTAAAGAGTCTATCGCACTTGACATAAAAGAAAGACCTC is a window from the Trichoderma atroviride chromosome 5, complete sequence genome containing:
- a CDS encoding uncharacterized protein (EggNog:ENOG41) — protein: MTSPTPTSPMSDVLGDKSASDFGIEKEMKNLAIEVDAPNATRRIISDPFEIQKLVDWLKPLGAVSFPNVRKKKDNTKIFKTMENPLPNASMAQQGIVYIYKHNILPGIFKIGFSTKSAEERKKQKGNCYGVDTTVIYESKPFVGARQAEKIVHTALAAENFHVHNCRLCPGNMRRTHKEWFLTSEDQALTKVKGAESWLRLPAYALTQPKYELTPQGRAIYERMTRFSMSEWRRHTHSDDTSDNVSDVRSAEKSATGVEQIYIPRSSSPVTDNGLCISYDGGFTTTISKRPEPQIASQSMAVGRFLDQALEVADKYQLQSKDQGYEETNIQAKESSVLARRDPNESNLEVNNDEIFDNDARSKALVLKQPNEENIAPHSDEECSQAEESCALVLRNPSEADSKMETPEEHNQAGETWALAFRRPNETNLEVNGAIVNLFRFLLIGEPRELRAVPVFYNS